One Perognathus longimembris pacificus isolate PPM17 chromosome 13, ASM2315922v1, whole genome shotgun sequence genomic window, ctttgatgaacatagatgtaaAACTCTAACAAAAGTTCTAACCATTGAACAACTAAGGAAAAAATcattagccagagcaataaagctaaagaagataaagaggattcaaatagggaagaaagaaataaaactatatcTATTAACAGTTAATATGATTCTATATCAAAATGACCCTAAAGAGTCAAGAGCCAAGTTCTGAGAACTGATAAATTTGGAGGTTATTGAGCTATAAACTCAACCCACAATAATCATAAGCTTTCTGTATACCAAATCAGGAGAACAACTCTGTTTGCAatagtcaaaaaacaaaaataattaggaaTCAACATAACCAAGTCAGTGACAGACCTTTACAGCAAAAACTCTAAAACTTTGGTGAAAGAAATCAAAGTAGACACCAGGCGTAGAAAGACCTCCGTGTTTCTAAATTAgcagaattaatatcatgaaaatgatCACAATCCCTAATCTACAAATTTAatacaatacctatcaaaatttcAGTCATTCTTcactgagaaagagaaaacagcccAAAAAATCATAGAGAACCAAAAAATGCCTGTATCTGTTCTTTCTAAAACTTGAGGATCCTTGGGTATTTTATTAATCAGTATCTGAAACAGACATTGATTTTTATCCTTTAACAAAAGCCTCAGTTCTCTTTGTTTATCAAAAGCTAAGTTTCCTTttgcccattttatttttttcatagctCCAATGGGAAAGATTTATTGTGAATTACCCCATGATGAACCTTTGCTTTGACCACATAACTAGTAACTGTCAGTCATGACACTAGTGTAGTGTCGTTTACAGTACAACTATCCTTTTATGTGGTTTTAGAAATCAAACAGATTGATGTGACATTTATCCAGTGAAATCACAGAAGCTGtatgaaaacatttattaaaaagCAAACTTTTCCTTATACTTACAAAATAAGTCTAAAGATCATGGTGAATAAAGAATGAAAagttaagataaaaaaaattgacTGGAATACTGGGATCCTTTGCCTTGTGTAAATTCATTTATTTCCAGTATAAAGAaggttcttgggctggggatatggcctagtggcaagagtgcttgcctcgtatacatgaggccctgggttcgattccccagcaccacatatacagataacggccagaagtggcgctgtggctcaagtggcagagtgctagccttgagcaaaaagaagccagggacagtgctcaagccctgagttcaaggcccaggactggccaaaaaaaaaacaaaaaaaaaaaacaaagaaggttCTTTGTCAGGGCCTCGTCTCTTTGGTAATAGCACTCAGTAGTGTTCTTCACATATCTCATATGATGTCttgctgtttctttgtttttccagagctgaggactaaactcagggcttgcacttgCCAGACAAACGCTCTTCCACTAAGCTAAATCCTAAACccctgtcttgcttttttttatacatgtttatctcATTTGGCAGTACTATCACAAGTTACTATTGCTTGGGTCTACCATGAGAGCAGTCATTTTTTAATTTCACTGCCTTCaatttttaattgtctttaagtCTATGTGATatagttattattactattatacagaaaaaaacagagttTGTAGAGGCTCTCAAAGAATTAGTTAATGCTAATATAAGCATTTCAGTTAGAAAAACACACACTCTTAAGTCAAGTCATACTATGGAAAATGACTACTAGGTAGTTAAAAAAACACATAGAAGTAATTCCTAggcctttattaaagaaaaatatgtgagtgATTCTAATGTATGTCTATGCACTGCCTACCTAGATGCACACATGTAATTAACcataaccacaaaaataaaataagcatttgCCAGCCTTTTGAGTTAAAGGATTTATGAGTCTGACAATATAAGTACAGAATACAAAAGGACACAATGGTAACTTTCACTCAAAATATTTGAAGTGTATGCTTTTaaatttcacaaaataaaacttGAACAATAAAATGGATGCATAACTATACAAGACATAGAATGTTAAGAATTAAAATATGTGTTAGTTAAAATGTAATAGTCAATAAGTAAATGACAAATATTATAGGAGAATTAATAATGGTTCACTTCAGTTATAGTAGAGGCCACAacaggatcacagtctgaggtcaGTCCTTGCAAAAACATAAAACCTTTactagaagttaaaaaaaataatcactgggcaccagtggctcatgactatagtcctaactactcagggggcagagatctgagggtcgtggttggaagccagcctggcaggaaagtccatgagactcttatctccagtaaactactcaaaatagccagaagtcgcactgtggctcaagtggtagagcatcagccttgagcaaaaaagaagctcaaggacagaacctagATTATGGCTCAGGctgcagagcacctgcctggcaagcacaaggcttccagttcaaaccccagtacctccccACCCCCTAAATACAGCTTTATTATGtttctcaaacaaaaaaaaaccctatttttcttaaattagGGTAAAGgtaaataaaagacaaaccattgcaaaagcgatatttacaaaaccaattagtgtaaaccaactgaacaactcatggtggggaggggagagatgggggaaaatgagggaggaggtaacaagttggataagtaatgtacttgccttacatatgaaactgtaacccctctgtacttcactttgacaatataaataaataaataaataaataaataaataaataaataaataaataaataaataaataaatgaaggatgTGTGCTGGGACAAGGACATAGAGATTTGGTTAACTTAGCTTTTAGTGCCAAAGGTTAGGCAATGAGTGTCTCTGCCCTGGCAGTCTCTCTGTTATACATTCAAGAGCTTAGCCATATTCAGAGGAGCTGCAGAACAGGGTTCATGAACAATCTCTAGAGTCTCTAGAAGCCAGATGGAAAAGAGAAATGCAGAGCATGAAAGGCAAAGCTAGCTCTCCTCCTCCATGAACAGGATCAAGACCAGGGCTCCCTGAAAGAGTTTATCCCCATCATCATCTTAACTGCTCTCACCTGAAGTTCTTGCAGGAGCACACACAGGAAGTAACTGTAGTGATGGAGAGAAagtaataaaggaagaaaggtgTGGCACCTGTGACCTGCCAACCATTATCCTAACAGGCCACCTCTGTGGCCTTTCCCCAAGGGTTCTGAGGCTGGGACCTCATCTCTGAGACTTCATACCAACCCAGGGAGTACTGCTTTATTAAAGAATACCATCCCCAATGCACTAAGAACACTGTCTGGAGAATTTTTCTACAGGAAGTTTTCAAGCCTGAGGTCCTAAGACTTGTTATAATCATACTATTCCCTGGAGCAAACTGAgctattaacattttttaaaacctttctACCCTAAGAGATCCCTGgggtatataaaaataataatctgaAACAGAAATAACCCGAATCTCATCTGATGTCACATAGCACTCTGATGGATCTCAAACAACCCCCTGGATCTCTGGGATCTCCAGAACTCGGACATTTTCAAATAGAAATTTCAATAATGGTGACAGTGCAAAATGAAGCTGATGTCTGTAGAGGAGTCGttttagaaccccaaagatacCAAAATCGTGAATGCTAAAGCCCTTTACATAGACGATGTTCTAAATCATTTAGAAATTACTTTTAATACCTAAAATGGTACTGAAtcagttgtgtgttttttttaatgtatttctatGATTTGAAACTGAATCCTTGGATATAGAATCTGAAAATACAAAGAGCTGACTGTTTATCTTTTATCCTCTGCATTATAACTCAAGACTAGTAGCTCACAGAATATTTTGGACTTGTCTGCATTTTCATTTATAGTGCTGCAACTGCCTTTGGCTATTGGAAAACTACACACAGTTACTTGATGTAAAAcaaggtggtagaatgcctgcctagtgaGCACAAGGCCTCCAGTTCAAACCCGAGTATACTGccaaagatagatgatagatagatagatagatagatagatagatagatagatacagtttttATTGAAGACAAAGTAAAAATCTATCTTTTCAGGACTCTCAAAGCTGATTACAGTTGAATTGTGTCACCCACAAAGGTTTGTCCACCTGGAGGTTCTGAAGAGATCCATCTTGGAAGAAAGGTCTGTCAATGTGATTAAGGGACTTTCTGAGATGAAGTCATCCTGATTTGAGGTGGGCCCTAAGCCCAATTATAAACATCTGATGAAAACAGAGGAAGACACAGGGACAGAGTAAAGGTTGTAAGAGTGTGTAATGAACCTTGCTAATCACCAGAAGCTAGATGAGAAGGAGGCTTTTCCTCTAGAGCCTGGAGAGGAAACTAGGTCTTCTAACTCCCTGCTGGGGGAACTCTGACCTCCAACACTATGAGAGATTACATTTCTGTTGCTTCAAGTCCAAGTATTTGTGATCATTTGCTATGGAAGCCCTAGGAAACTGCTACAGATGCTCCACTTGTCTATTCTCCTCCAGCTCTGATACTCTTCTTTACCAGCCTTTCTCACTTTATCAGACACCAGACCTCCCCACCACCTTCTTTTTCCATCTTCATCTCAAACATTAGCTATtagtcttccccttcttccccaaaTCTCACCTGTTCCTATCTTCTCGGTATTCTGGTCATGGTTCAAATGTTGATTTCTGGAAGATACAGTGAGTCCTTTGACTGTAAGATCACTTTCCTGACTTCCCACAGAAATTTGCATCTCATCCTTCCTTTTATTTACTGATAGCACTTATTAACATCAGACATGTtatgtgtgtgctttttttttttaatcatccgtTTCAAAGAAATAAGTTCAGTGGGATCGGGACTCGCTCAACTTTTCCAAATAGGTGTTAAAAGCCAGAATGCCACCACCATCTGCCATTCCCTTCTTAAGTATTCCTCAGAAAGATCCAGAATTCGGAATGGAACCATTATTTTCTCCACAAGAAACATACATTTTGAATTTTCCCAACTTAACATTCATTATTGCCAATTGAATTTTCCCAACTTAATAAACATTGTTGCCAATTTGGGTGGGGGGTACTCCTGGCTCCTTTTGATAGAGTCGATGCTGGAGTCTGGTGAGACGCTGCAAGTGTGTCCCCAATGGTACTTTTACACTAAAAGAGAGTTTCAGCAGTACAGGAGACCCTTCCTGGAGACCACCATTGAGGAAAAACTGTGCTCATGGTACCTAGGGCTCAGTACTGAACTGTGGATGCTTGATTCACTTTCTCATAACACCTCCCAACTTCCACTATAGACATGCCACCTGCAATAAATCTCAAACTTTCACCTTATCATTTAAGCATATTCTGTATCCATTTTGGCTTGGAAGGATTACTATTTGAGCCCAGGCACATGGTCATGCAGTTAAGAACAATGACCTAAGTCACCCAGTGACTTAAACACATTGGATGACAAATATCTGGAGTATCTTAGCGTTTCTCCATATCAGCTGAGCTAGCTGCATGATACATGCATGAGCATTTAAAATTgttcattttaacatttcttttgatttttgcttcattctttttctttaatcacaATTGGTGTAAAACATTGTCAAAGAAGGCTGGCTTTCTGTATTTTGAAAAGACTAAGGGGCCCAAGTCATCTCACAAAGCCTGTTCATTCTCCCCAGAGGAAGACTTAATGGAGCAAGGCCAATCAGACCCATAGAGGCAAGGGGAGCTGGCTGGGCGGAGGGGCATGCTGGGGGAAGCTGCCATCAGAAGCATTTCTCACAGACAGTTCTGGTATAGGAAGCTGCTTCTCACTTCTACTTCCCTCATGACAGCAATTACTCTTGGAGGGAAGCAGTGTGTGAGATATCAAAGATACTTTTTCAGCAATATATGATTCGCAAACCTTGTTGACTATGATGAAAAACCccccgttttgttttgttttcacgcTGAATTGGCTATAGCAGAAGTTTGTACTTTAGAGATTATAAACGTATTCCCAGTGTAAAGGCAGCAGGGAATATAAGTATTGACCTTTTCTCACAGGAAATGGAGGAGCCTAGCTTACTGACCTCTGCTAGGATCTTAAGGGCTGTAGATGATACTGGCATGAGACTGATGTGTTTGGCACATAGCTGTGGAATatggagacaaaagaaaagagccCCTAGGTGATAAGGGATTGGGTAACCAAGAAGGCCAATGGAAATCTTGTTCATTAACATTTTTAGTATAGTTGTTAATTATCTGCCATGTGACAAGTGAGTTATAGCCACAGAGAATAAGCTTGAGCAAGAATGCAGAAGACTAACTTTACTAGAGACAAAGGGTTTAACTTGCTGACATTTACTTTCAGATTGCACATGGTTCCAAATAAAAACCTTCAGAGATGTTGAACTTCGGGATGTATCCACAACCCTGATTATCTACCAGTCTGCCAGTAAGGGACTCTATTGTCTCAGAACTTTTCCCAATGCCTCCTTCACATCCTTGTTCCTTAGGCTGTAAATGAATGGATTCATCATGGACGTTATGATGGAGTAGAACACTGAGATCACTTTGTCACCTTGATTCATTTTCTTTGCATTGGGCTGCATGTAGGTAAATATTGTTGAGCCATAGAAGAAGATAACAACAACGAAATGGGAACTGCAGGTAGAGAAGACCttgagcctcccctcccccgactTCATTCGCATCACAGTGGAGATGATGTTCCAGTAGGAGAACAAGATGAGAGACACAGGACCCAGGAGGATTATCACACCCATTGCAAAGATGACCATCTCAGCCTTGTAGGTTTCTTCTGAAGCCAGCTGCAagagtgctggaggctcacaaaAATAATGATTAATTACATTTGGTCCTCGGTATGGGAGACTCAAAGTGAATGTGGTATCCACTAGAGATACAGATACCCCACTAGCCCAGGCCCCTGTGGCTAGCAGACCACAAACCCCCTGAGTCATGATGGTGGAGTAGTGCAGGGGCTTGCAGACAGCCACATAGCGGTCGTAGGACATCACTGCTAGAAGTGAACTTTCTGTACATCccattataaggaaaaaaaacatttgaattgAGCACCCAGTAAATGAAATGCTCTTTCTCGTCACCAGAAAGTGAAATAACATGTTGGGAACAATGGTTGTAGAGAAGCAGAGGTCACTAAATGACAGGTTTTTAAGGAAGAAATACATTGGCGTGTGAAGTCGAGAGTCAACATGAATTAGGAATATGATAAGCAGATTTCCAAACAGAGTCAGCAAGTAGATGATGAGAAATATCACAAACAGTAGAATCTGAGTTTGGTGATCTGAAGAAAGGCCCAGCAAGATAAATTCAGTCAGATAGGTTTGGTTTTCCTtgcccataatttttttttttttttttttttttgccagtcctgggccttggactcagggactgagcactgtccctggcttctttttgctcaaggctaacactctgcacttgagccacagcaccacttctggccgttttctatatatgtggtgctggggaatggaacccagggcttcatgtaagggaggcaagcactctttcccctaggccatatccccagcccctcccataaATGCTTATTCTTTTCTACTGATGGGCATTCAGAAAGCACTCAAACAAAAATGGGGCAGCAAACCCAGAAAATGAAGGTTTCCTTTGGAagaattttttcaaatatttatgacattgattttcttaatttttttctatcccTGTATTGCGTCTGAAGTCATGCATTGAAACCTGGACTATACCTGCTTAGTGATCCTTGCTGGCAGTGCTATCATCTGTACAGCTTTTGTTCAACAATTGTTAGCTAATGTCCAGAAATAACTTCTCAGGAAATTATATGTTTGGAAGTTAACAGGTAAAATTACATTTTCCAATGAGTATCTGAAACAAAAGAAGATGGCACAGATATGTGAATGTGGAAAACATAAATAATTCTCACTTTAGTAGACAAGCCCTAGTGCAtgtgtttgcattttgttttcttatttagtgATCATAGAGATTATTTTAGCACGTGCAAATAATCACTGTACCcactttgttttctaattttttctttgctagtcctggcccttgaactctggggctgggtgctgcccctaagctccttttgctccctgcatgtactctaccacttgagctacaacaccacttctggctttttctgtggttaattggagacaggagtctcatggaatttcttgcccaggctggctttgaacagtgatcttcagttctcagcctcctgagtagctaggattgcacccACTGCGCCCAACCTAGACCCACTTTCTTTCCAGTGGATCATCTCTCATCTTTCCATGCAGGAAAAGGCATAGGAGGATAAGGAAAAATTAGGGAAAGTAGCAGTTGGCTGGGCCTGACAGCTGGTGTGTTAACCCTGAGAAGGACTGAGGCACTAGTATTAGAACTGTTCTTTAAATTAAAGGTGGTATCAGAAGTGAAAATAAGTCCTCCTGAAGGACCACCTTTAGGGGAAAATTGCAAGACTGCCAACATAAAAGCTTGTTTACACGCAAGGCCCTTTGCCTAGCTGGCAATTTAAGAGAAATAGGAACAGAACCTGTTTGTCTCATGAGCTGTCAAGGATGTTTTCAAACCACCATGTGGATACTTCTCTTAAAGAAATTCCatctagagccaggcaccaggggcccatgcctataatcctagttactcaggaagctgagatctgaggatcatggttcaaagccagagcaagCAGGAAAGAGTtctaagtagagctatggctcaaatggtagagtgctagccttgagtaaaaaaagctcagaaacagcacccagacccaggatCAGcgcaagaaaaataaatccacCTAGATTGGATCTTCATTGAATCTAGTGTATTTTGCTGGAATGGGCATTGCCTTTGAATGACCAGGAAGACAGAGCCAGAGACTACTTTGAAGGACTGGCAAAATCAAGGGGAAAGCCTTCGCTTCCACTTGAGTTTGTGATGACACAAAAGGTTCAATGATGGTCTAGACAGTCTCATCCTTAAGTGCTTTAAAATTGTGATTTATAATGTGTCATGGATAATTGAACAGACTTAATGGTTTACCACCAATATTTCTTAAAgctgaaggagaaaagaaaatactatgcAGAAATGTAAGTATAGGTTTAAGAAAATCGTtgtttcattttatgtgttcatgtcTGTTTCTAAGTGTGGTCTTGGCTACAATGAAAATTGTGTTCCTTATAAGGGTCATTATCAAAAGCCTAAAGCTTCAGTAAGAATATTTCTATCAGTAAATCCTCCTTGCTGACCACATTCTCTGGAGTTTTTGATAATTATATTTTTCACTACTTTATTATGTCACGTTTCTATGAAATGAATTATATATATTTCGATGTGCAATGTGGTGAGTGTTGGCATATGTATATAACAATAAGCTTTTTAAAGGTACTTGCTAAGTATTTGTAACTAAATGTTTAAAAGCCTTCCTTTCTGAAATGACGAAATTTCATTAGGTTGATAACTACTACTGCATGTTTCTGTATCTCTTGGCATGTGGTAAAGTTTTAGGAAATGTTCTCTGGCTGAATAGATAAATGAACCACAGAATGCATGCAGGAATAAATGGAGACTTCCTTGCATACAGGACCTGCCATACCCATATGTTCAAATACTCCTAAGTGCTACTCTTTCTATTTAACACAGCATGACATTTAGAAGGTAGTGCTAATGCTAGTCCAGCTAGGTGATCTCCTGAGAATGTAGTGGTGCTGTGACAAAGAAAAGCACAAGGCAAGGCCACCTGAGTTCCTTGTGTAGGCAAGAGAACATCATTCACAGTTCTTTCAATAAGAAGAGAAACACATATTCCATTttcaatccttttctttttctcattctaaCCCCAGACAGAGGGTACCAGCACCACTAAGGACTGGGTTGCTGTGCTCCAGGTGCCCACGTAGCCAACAGGAAGACTCACCATGCTCCAGGCAGTAAGTGGCCAGTTGTAAGAAGCTCTAACTCACATTTTAGACAGGGCCCTATAGGTCCTGGAGCTATCTCTGAGAAGAGCtcatgaaataaagaaaagaagaaagaataccaGTGATGAAAGCATTAAATAGAATGGTCAGAGGAGAAGGAGATTTTGATAGCTGGATTACCAGACTAAGTAAAACGATCCTTTTTGTTTATTGGGACTCCTGGCCCCCAAATTGATGTCCCATGAAAAAGTCCAGTAACAAAACTTCTAGGGCTGAAGATTCTAGtgaaaatgggaaaatgaaaatTACCTTCTCCCAATGAGACTGAGGGCTGTAAAAAGAATTTGTCCTTCTCTCAAGATAGATTCAAGGTTTCTGGGTTTTGAGGGTCttgtttccttgtttctttcagGAAGCCGCTGGTCCCTTCAGTATCTACCTCCTTACCTGAATCCCTGGGAAGAGTCTGTTCCACCAGAAAGGATTTACAGGTGAATGGCCCTCACATAAAGGACAGTAGAGATTCAGTGATCTAAGCTACAGCTGTAGATAGAGTTAGGGCCCTAGTAATTCTCAGCCTTCTCTCCTGACAGCTAAGCCATAATTGGACTTTGCAGTAAACTTCATTCCAAATTCTTGATGTATTTTTAGCTGAATACTTTCTTTTCAAGCACTGGCATGGATCTGAACATTTTACAATGAGgactttttaaaagatgagtGTCCTGAGAGGTGATGCAAACAAGATATTCCCCAGGGCTCTCCTCTGGAGTAGctcactttattatttatttacacaATGAGATGCCTTGGGACATTTACGTCTTGTGATTTCTAATCATAGATTGAATACTGAAAATTTCTAGTCCTTCCATAAACAACCAAAAGTGTTGTGTGTTTTAAGCTTTATAAGGACCCTACAAAGCTAATCACCATACCTAATCTTCTCTCTGCTCCTGTAAAGTGCTTGCAGACAGGCATCTTTGTATAAGAAACCTTGAGTTGTTATAAAAATGTAAGCATGCATCCTTTTTCAGTAGCTTTCTCGTGAAATAGatgtaacttttttatttttttgaacgtGTCACAGTCCTTGTTGAATAATTTAGCTGATATTTAAAAATCGGCCTgaggaaaatgtaaaaatagagTATTTgaattatatgttatatgtaagaACATTTCTGGATAGTGAAATTGAACAGTTGAGTATAATTGTAACTTTTAACCTATATTCCCTTCTCTTACAAAATGACTTTTTCGTGGCCTAAGCAATCTGAATTTTCATTGCAGAATAATTAAACAGATCTAATTAACATTTCTATCTTATGTATCAGTCTTTTGTGTGGTGAGAACAtgataaaatgactttttttttctcttgaacacaaggcctgggtactgtccccgagattttttttttttttgctcagaactactcctctaccactagagctacaacTGTACTTCTAGCTATTAGGTTGTTGattagagaaaagtctcacagactttcctgccttggctgtctttgaatcatgatcctcacagtTCAGCCTtcagattagctaggattataggtatgagccactggttcctggcaaaataaaatgatttttgcaATTTCAAAATAGCAGTAATGGTTTACATAACTCCTTTTGAAAAATGggtcaggatacaaaatcaacatccCTCCAAACAGTAGCTTTTTTCTATACCACTGATGAACAggctgaaaaaaaataatcccaTTTACAATCACCAGAAAAAGAGTAACACCTATGAATAAACTTAAGTAAGGAGGAGACAGACCTCTACAAGGAAATtacaaaacatgaaagaaaaaagagaacactTCAGAAGAaagcccttcctcccctccccatgttCACAGAttgaatcaatattgtgaaaatagctATAGTCCAAATCAATATACCAATTTAATGTAATTCCCATAAAAATCCTAATGTCATTattcataaaaacagaaaaatcagattTACCTCACCATGGAGGTTGGCTTCTGAAATGATGGCTTCTGAAGATATTCATATCCTAATTCCTAGAACCTATGAATGTAACCTTATATAGTAGACAAAAGTTATGATTGCAAGTGGAACTTAGTTTGATAATTAATAGCTGGCCTAATATAATCATAGAAGTCCTTGAAAGTGGAAGGGAAAGCATGGCAGTCTGAGACCTCATTGTTAGTGGCTGTAAGGATTGAGAAAATAAACCTCTACCCAGGGAATGTAGCTGACTTCTAAGAGCTAGAAAAGTCAAGAAGACAGATTATTTCCTAGATCCTCCAGACTAATGCCTTGAGTTCAGCTCAGTGAGACTCATTTCATTCAGACTTCTGCTTCCCAGAATTGTAGGATAATAAATTTGAATTTCTTAAGATGGTAAATTTGTGTAATTTAAGTAGAAGTAAGACAAAAATACAGATGTGAAAGCTTGGTATCTCACATACAAAGCCTATTGTCTCTCAGAAGCACAGAATAGAGTCAAAAAGAATCGAAGCAGCCAGACTCTGAtggttcaggtctgtaatcctagctagaatgggcagaaaattctgggagatgtcatctccaattaaccagtaaaatactGGACTAGAGATGTgaaccaagtggtagagcaccagccatgacccAAAACACCAAGATTGCATTAATTTGAACTTCTGTAAATCACCTAAAtttttactaccttatgtatcaAGCTCCTATTTTAATAATTCTACTGTATAGAAGAGATCTGGATTTAGAATACCATGGAGGGTTTAATAACAGTAGAAGTAACAACTGGCTTAAGTAAAAAGATAGATAAAAGGAGATTGAAAGTTTTGATTAGGTGAATTCCTTCCTTGCCCTTACCAGTGATTCTGTGGGTCTCAGCAAACTACCTAACCATAGGAAGGAGGCTTATTTTGCTGCTGTCTGACACAGTAGCTAAATGATTACCAGCTTCAAGGAATCGTGGCTAAAACTCTACTTACTAGTCTCACATCGTAATATTTGATGAAAAGAGAACCTTCAGCAAAACTTCCATAAACACAAGATtatgagaa contains:
- the LOC125361963 gene encoding olfactory receptor 2D3-like, with the protein product MGKENQTYLTEFILLGLSSDHQTQILLFVIFLIIYLLTLFGNLLIIFLIHVDSRLHTPMYFFLKNLSFSDLCFSTTIVPNMLFHFLVTRKSISFTGCSIQMFFFLIMGCTESSLLAVMSYDRYVAVCKPLHYSTIMTQGVCGLLATGAWASGVSVSLVDTTFTLSLPYRGPNVINHYFCEPPALLQLASEETYKAEMVIFAMGVIILLGPVSLILFSYWNIISTVMRMKSGEGRLKVFSTCSSHFVVVIFFYGSTIFTYMQPNAKKMNQGDKVISVFYSIITSMMNPFIYSLRNKDVKEALGKVLRQ